Genomic DNA from Prunus persica cultivar Lovell chromosome G1, Prunus_persica_NCBIv2, whole genome shotgun sequence:
TCACATCTCCCCCTCCACTTCCaatcagaaaatcaaatattgCTGCTGTGTCATtatgagttttgttttttgatatttcaaaatatttgattaattCTTTCGACTTGAAGATGCTTGAATTTGTTTGCACCATGGTAAGAATATCTGAGGTTTTGGAGTTTTGTAGACCTTATTTTAAAGAGGAAGCATGTCTCATCGCAAGTTTGAACACCCAAGACATGGCTCTTTGGGATTTCTTCCAAGGAAAAGAGCAGCCCGCCACAGAGGAAAAGGTTTATTGTGTTCTTCAATAGTTTTATATCCCTATGGAATGCCATGAATTACCtttatcatattttattttttgttatgctaAGATTACTATTATGTGACTGTATAGAGTTGAAGTCTAGAACTCATGTGGTGTAGCATGCAGTAGAATTTAATTATAACCTAACTTGACGACTTGTATCTTAGACATTAGATCAGATATGGATATATGGGATGCATGGTGGGTAATGACGGGTAATATTCCCTGTAGAAGTTCTAAGTTCCTCAACATGTGTCCACATTGGAATGCTACTGTATGGACAGTTGGCTGTGTTTGTTGATTAGTTGGAGGAAGTTACATAATGAAATTTTGCatcttctgattttttttttgtttgtgataGCATTTTTCCTTTATGTCACTATTCTTTGTGCAATTATATGATCTGATTGGCCAAAAGTTTTCACTGGGATTACATGGGTACTTTTGCAGTGAAGGCCTTCCCAAAAGATGATCCAACCAAATCTTGCAGTTTGACTGCTTTCCTGGGATACAAAGCTGGAATGACCCATATTATGAGAGATGTTGAAAAACCAGGATCAAGTTAGTTTCCCTATCATTTTACGATTGTGATTTAGCATACTCTGAAGAAAAATTGTCTGATGAGAAATGTTAGAATATGATGCTAACATTTTTCACCATTTAATGTCTGAAAAGTGCATTGTGAATGGATGTTTGATTGGTACAAGAAGCGTTTATTTGGAAAATGGAAATGACATACACATGCCCCTTGGAAAATAATGCATAGATGCCTTATTTATTCATAGTTCCCATTCGTCTGTGGCCTACTTATATTTATCTGATTTATCTTTAGTGCTTATGTTCTGAACCCACCTTTCCTTGTAGAGCTACACAAGAAGGAAACATGTGAAGCAGTTACAATTATTGAAACACCGCCAATGGTGGTGGTTGGGGTTGTTGGTTATGTGAAGACTCCCCGTGGTCTCCGTTCTTTGGACACAGTGTGGGCTCAGCATCTGAGTGAGGAGGTGAAGAGGAGATTCTACAAGAACTGGTGCAAGTCTAAAAAGAAGGCATTCACCAAGTACTCAAAGAAATTTGAGAGCGAAGGTGGGAAAAAGGATATCCAGGCTCAAttggagaaaatgaagaagtaCTCCTCTGTGATTCGTGTTTTGGCTCACACTCAGGTAATGAGTTTTGATATTTACTTGGCTCATCTTTGCTGTCTTGGAAAGTGGATGTGGTGTGACTGCTTgttccaaataaaaaaggatgtGATGTGACTACTTATTCCAAATAGAAAGGATGTGACTCTGTCAAAAATTTACTATGTTCAGATGAATTTTGCTGAAATATGTACTGTTAGTTAGAACTTATCTTTGATGGCTGTCTTTTGTAGATTAGAAAAATGAAGGGATTGAAGCAGAAGAAAGCCCATCTGATGGAGATTCAGGTGAATGGTGGAGACATTGCAAAGAAGGTTGACTATGCTTACAGTTTGTTTGAGAAGCAGATTCCTGTTGATGCTGTTTTCCAGAAGGACGAGATGATTGACATTATTGGGGTGACCAAGGGGAAGGGTTATGAGGGTGTGGTGACACGTTGGGGTGTGACCCGGCTTCCACGTAAAACCCATCGTGGGCTGCGGAAGGTAGCCTGTATTGGTGCCTGGCATCCAGCTAGGGTTTCATTTACTGTTGCCAGGGCTGGGCAGAATGGTTACCATCATCGTACTGAGATGAACAAGAAGATTTACAAGCTTGGAAAGGTTGGGCAAGAGTCACACTCTGCAATGACTGAGTTTGACAGGTTGGTGCTTCTTCCtttacatttttcttctcGGTTAAGATTTTACTAGGGTTGAATCTGGAATAAACCCCTTGCAATTGGTCTATTGTAATGGTTAGTCTTGTCCAATCTGCAATATTTACATGTCTTGCTCATTATCATTTTCTGATCAGGACTGAGAAGGATATTACACCAATGGGAGGTTTCCCACACTATGGTGCAGTGAAAGAGGATTATCTTCTAATGAAGGGCTGCTGTGTGGGTCCTAAAAAGCGGGTTGTTACCTTGAGGCAGTCACTTCTGAAGCAGACATCTAGGGTTGCTTTGGAGGACATTAAGCTCAAGTTTATTGATACGTCATCCAAATTTGGCCATGGTCGTTTCCAAACTACCCAAGAGAAGGCTAGGTTCTACGGACGGCTGAAGGCTTAATTTGGCATTAGTGATAGATCAACAGTTAtcccttttttgttgtttgatCATTAGTTATTCAAATACACAACGCTTTTGGTTTAGTTTCCAAGTTTTGTGAGCATTCAATTTTGGGAAAGATTTATTGGCTGTTTGTTCCGCTTATTTGACATCGTTCAAGTCAGAAGTGAGATTGAGTTTTATTTAGAAagtgttgtttttttataagaacTTTCAAATATAACTAAGAACCCACTTAAAAAGATACAAGTGcccttaaaattaaaatgcaattatataatttaaagccAAAATTTCTCCTAACACAcgtcaaacaaaaaaaatccgGCGAGCGCGCTAGAACTTCAGAAGTGTTTGCTTTCTTATctattcttttttggttggatttgtttataaaaaagtGACACTCCAACAATAAATTGAGAGAGCTCATCGAGAAAGCTCATCGATTTGGGTTGATTGTCTGATGTACTGCTATATGTTAAATCTTTGCAGCTAAAGAAACCATTGAACACGATAGTGTAAACGAAAAATCACTAAATTTTGACATTACAATACAAAAGGTCAACAAGACGATctacaaataaatttttttttttaaaaaaaaccattcaTTCATTAGAATTCATAAATGTAAAGAGTAAAAGGTTATTCCTCTGTCTCTACAAAGTAGGATGAAGTGCTATCGGATTCTTGCAAGTTCGTCGATAATGACCAATTGAATCACATCTTGAAAACTTACGAGTTGATGATTCTTTCGCCTACCGTACCTTGTTTGTGTAATTACAATTCTATCTACATCATCAGGCCACTGCCAGCAAAATTATCAAGTAGCAGGCATTTTTTGTAACCaccaaacaaaactaaaacagattgaaaaactaaaatgcaaaacaaaaacgagGAGCAGTCAGTTAAAGCTTGAGCATCAGTCTTCCTTCTTTTGAAGTATTTACATCAAAGACCATCCAAGTCTAAAGCTGCATTAGTCTCTGTC
This window encodes:
- the LOC18789199 gene encoding 60S ribosomal protein L3-2, which gives rise to MSHRKFEHPRHGSLGFLPRKRAARHRGKVKAFPKDDPTKSCSLTAFLGYKAGMTHIMRDVEKPGSKLHKKETCEAVTIIETPPMVVVGVVGYVKTPRGLRSLDTVWAQHLSEEVKRRFYKNWCKSKKKAFTKYSKKFESEGGKKDIQAQLEKMKKYSSVIRVLAHTQIRKMKGLKQKKAHLMEIQVNGGDIAKKVDYAYSLFEKQIPVDAVFQKDEMIDIIGVTKGKGYEGVVTRWGVTRLPRKTHRGLRKVACIGAWHPARVSFTVARAGQNGYHHRTEMNKKIYKLGKVGQESHSAMTEFDRTEKDITPMGGFPHYGAVKEDYLLMKGCCVGPKKRVVTLRQSLLKQTSRVALEDIKLKFIDTSSKFGHGRFQTTQEKARFYGRLKA